A single genomic interval of Osmia lignaria lignaria isolate PbOS001 chromosome 9, iyOsmLign1, whole genome shotgun sequence harbors:
- the LOC117608477 gene encoding syntaxin-6 isoform X1: MTLENPFFVVKDEVCKALNKNRGLYKRWTELQDVVVTSPNVSGGIPISRDELEWTTTELRKALRSIEWDLDDLEDTIRIVEKNPTKFKIDNKELTVQRRFIEETREEVKIMKDKMNLSRGRDRDSTARQPLLDNSPARVPVNHGTTKYSKLENEIDSPNRQFLGDTLQQQNDMMRQQDEQLDMIGESIGTLKTVSRQINTELDEQAVMLDEFGNELEVTDSKLDATMKKMAKVLHMSNGNYNNYIPAPTTATSSVSDLASKPSSLSFLSNTITNCFLCSGD; encoded by the exons ATGACGCTGGAGAATCCGTTCTTTGTCGTCAAGGA CGAAGTTTGTAAGGCCTTAAATAAAAATCGCGGTTTATACAAACGGTGGACGGAATTGCAAGATGTTGTTGTCACAAGTCCAAATGTGAGCGGGGGAATCCCAATTTCAAGGGACGAATTAGAGTGGACAACAACCGAATTACGGAAAGCCTTACGTTCAATCGAATGGGATCTTGATGATCTAGAAGATACGATCC gtatcGTAGAAAAGAATCCgacaaaatttaaaatagataaTAAGGAATTAACAGTTCAACGACGTTTCATCGAAGAAACAAGGGAAGAAGTTAAG atcaTGAAGGATAAAATGAATTTAAGTAGAGGTCGGGACCGCGATAGTACAGCAAGGCAG ccGCTTTTGGACAATAGTCCAGCCAGAGTTCCTGTCAACCATGGTACAACTAAATACagtaaattggaaaatgaaattgatagTCCGAATAGGCAATTTTTGGGAGACACATTACAACAACAAAATGATATGATGAGACAACAAGACGAACAATTGGATATGATAGGTGAAAGTATTGGAACTCTCAAAACGGTATCTAGGCAAATCAATACCGAATTAGACGAACAAGCAGT tatGCTCGATGAATTTGGAAATGAGTTAGAAGTAACAGATTCTAAGTTGGATGCTACAATGAAAAAAATGGCCAAAGTTCTTCATATGAGTAATGGTAACTATAATAATTACATTCCTGCTCCTACTACTGCAACATCTAGTGTTTCTGATCTTGCCTCTAAACCTTCTTCTTTATCATTCTTATCAAATACAATAACTAACTGTTTTTTATGTTCTGGAGATTAA
- the LOC117608477 gene encoding syntaxin-6 isoform X2: protein MTLENPFFVVKDEVCKALNKNRGLYKRWTELQDVVVTSPNVSGGIPISRDELEWTTTELRKALRSIEWDLDDLEDTIRIVEKNPTKFKIDNKELTVQRRFIEETREEVKIMKDKMNLSRGRDRDSTARQPLLDNSPARVPVNHGTTKYSKLENEIDSPNRQFLGDTLQQQNDMMRQQDEQLDMIGESIGTLKTVSRQINTELDEQAVMLDEFGNELEVTDSKLDATMKKMAKVLHMSNDRRQWVAIGVLTAILVFLIILFIIK from the exons ATGACGCTGGAGAATCCGTTCTTTGTCGTCAAGGA CGAAGTTTGTAAGGCCTTAAATAAAAATCGCGGTTTATACAAACGGTGGACGGAATTGCAAGATGTTGTTGTCACAAGTCCAAATGTGAGCGGGGGAATCCCAATTTCAAGGGACGAATTAGAGTGGACAACAACCGAATTACGGAAAGCCTTACGTTCAATCGAATGGGATCTTGATGATCTAGAAGATACGATCC gtatcGTAGAAAAGAATCCgacaaaatttaaaatagataaTAAGGAATTAACAGTTCAACGACGTTTCATCGAAGAAACAAGGGAAGAAGTTAAG atcaTGAAGGATAAAATGAATTTAAGTAGAGGTCGGGACCGCGATAGTACAGCAAGGCAG ccGCTTTTGGACAATAGTCCAGCCAGAGTTCCTGTCAACCATGGTACAACTAAATACagtaaattggaaaatgaaattgatagTCCGAATAGGCAATTTTTGGGAGACACATTACAACAACAAAATGATATGATGAGACAACAAGACGAACAATTGGATATGATAGGTGAAAGTATTGGAACTCTCAAAACGGTATCTAGGCAAATCAATACCGAATTAGACGAACAAGCAGT tatGCTCGATGAATTTGGAAATGAGTTAGAAGTAACAGATTCTAAGTTGGATGCTACAATGAAAAAAATGGCCAAAGTTCTTCATATGAGTAATG
- the LOC117608473 gene encoding gamma-soluble NSF attachment protein-like yields the protein MSKIEEGNAHIRQAEKSLKTSLLKWRPDFEVAADEYTTAATCFRIAKSYKQCKDCLMKASDCYKENRAWFHAAKSIEQALLICKEMGNLSEVPKLAHSACSLYQMHGSPESGATVLDKAGKMMEATQPQEALELFKRAANIVMGEDSPRQAAEYMSKVARLLVKLQMYDEAADAVRREIGMHQQIDHAPSVGRLTVALVLVQLARGDQVAAEKAFKEWGNYCEAPEVNTLEMLLQAYDNEDADAARAALNSPFIKHMDVEYAKLARGLPLPQQEYTMPPPGVRANAAESYTSPNASKLIEETTSEIQNMSVKTSEVAAKIPSEDNAATSSEDITKTSSEDTTETLSENTATSSKDTVTKKETPEAPSQDVEKEDEDDYEGGLC from the exons ATGTCAAAAATCGAAGAAGGAAATGCTCACATACGACAAGCTGAGAAAAG CTTAAAAACATCACTATTAAAATGGAGACCCGATTTCGAAGTTGCGGCCGACGAATATACTACTGCAG CAACTTGCTTCAGAATAGCAAAATCTTATAAACAATGTAAGGATTGTTTGATGAAAGCTTCTGATTGTTATAAGGAGAACAGAGC atGGTTTCATGCTGCAAA GAGTATTGAACAGGCTCTCTTAATCTGCAAGGAAATGGGAAATCTTTCAGAAGTACCAAAACTAGCACATAGCGCTTGTTCTTTATATCAGATGCATGGATCACCTGAATCAGGTGCAACTGTGCTTGATAAAGCAGGAAAGATGATGGAAGCTACTCAACCGCAAGAAGCGTTAGAACTGTTTAAACGTGCTGCTAATATTGTTATg GGCGAGGACAGTCCGCGCCAAGCAGCGGAATACATGAGTAAAGTAGCAAGATTGTTAGTAAAATTACAAATGTACGACGAGGCAGCAGACGCAGTTCGCAGAGAGATTGGAATGCATCAACAGATAGATCATGCGCCTTCTGTTGGTAGAttaacagtagcattagtatTAGTACAGCTAGCTAGAGGTGATCAAGTAGCAGCTGAGAAAGCTTTCAAGGAATGGGGAAATTATTGTGAAGCTCCTGAG GTCAATACATTAGAAATGTTACTACAAGCTTACGACAATGAAGATGCGGATGCTGCAAGAGCAGCTTTAAATAGTCCCTTTATCAAACATATGGATGTAGAATATGCTAAACTTGCTAGAGGTTTACCTTTACCTCAACAAGAATATACAATGCCTCCGCCAGGAGTACGAGCAAATGCAGCAGAGTCATATACATCTCCTAATGCATcaaaattaattgaagaaaCTACAAGTGAAATTCAA aatATGAGTGTTAAAACTTCTGAAGTTGCTGCTAAAATACCATCTGAGGATAATGCTGCAACATCATCTGAAGATATTACTAAAACATCATCTGAAGATACTACTGAAACATTGTCTGAAAATACTGCTACATCATCTAAAGATACAGtgacaaaaaaagaaacacCAGAAGCACCTTCACAAGATGTAGAAAAAGAGGACGAAGACGATTACGAAGGTGGTTTATGTTGA
- the Chrac-14 gene encoding DNA polymerase epsilon subunit 3 Chrac-14 produces the protein MAERLEDLNLPNAVVTRIIKEALPEGVTVAKDARTAVAKASSIFILYLTSSANIIAKKGNRKTISGSDVIQAMTDIEFDQFIEPLQESLENFRKAQKEKKDATSKKKQQKKDEDDVIEEEDGGREVMVY, from the coding sequence ATGGCAGAACGACTCGAAGATCTTAATTTACCAAATGCGGTTGTAACAAGAATTATAAAAGAAGCATTACCAGAAGGAGTTACAGTAGCTAAAGATGCCAGAACGGCGGTAGCCAAAGCATCTTCAATATTTATATTGTACTTAACATCATCAGCAAATATAATTGCCAAAAAGGGAAATCGTAAAACGATAAGTGGCTCAGATGTTATTCAAGCAATGACTGATATAGAATTTGATCAATTTATTGAACCACTTCAGGAGTCATTAGAAAATTTCCGTAAAgctcaaaaagaaaagaaagatgcAACATCTAAAAAAAAGCAACAGAAAAAAGATGAAGATGATGTAATAGAGGAGGAAGATGGAGGAAGGGAAGTTATGGTTTATTga